The following are encoded together in the Novipirellula galeiformis genome:
- a CDS encoding methylated-DNA--[protein]-cysteine S-methyltransferase: MTSKPRLAAVSLAHHASPFGPIESEWTDRGLWRLRWGGAQADVTSPIKTKTPKIVSWAQSLDDRLNAFFEFGTTTFENIQVDQSDWTPFVGAVYRHCRRIEPGTTLTYRELAARAGSPRASRAVGGAMARNRIPIVIPCHRVIASSGKLCGFSAPGGLETKQALLDLENPNHSQLHGLAM; this comes from the coding sequence ATGACGTCGAAACCTAGGCTTGCTGCGGTCTCCCTCGCACATCACGCTTCCCCCTTCGGCCCCATCGAGTCGGAGTGGACGGACCGAGGACTGTGGCGTTTGCGTTGGGGGGGAGCCCAGGCGGATGTCACGTCTCCAATCAAGACAAAAACGCCCAAAATAGTCTCCTGGGCTCAATCTCTAGACGACCGGCTGAATGCGTTCTTCGAATTTGGCACGACCACCTTCGAGAACATCCAAGTGGATCAATCTGATTGGACGCCGTTTGTGGGGGCTGTCTATCGACATTGTCGCCGAATCGAACCGGGCACGACGCTGACCTATCGCGAACTCGCCGCACGCGCGGGAAGCCCACGAGCAAGTCGTGCAGTGGGCGGCGCCATGGCACGCAACCGTATCCCCATCGTCATTCCGTGTCACCGTGTGATCGCCTCCTCAGGCAAGCTATGTGGGTTTAGCGCGCCCGGTGGATTGGAGACCAAGCAAGCCTTGTTGGACTTAGAAAACCCAAACCATTCGCAGTTACACGGGTTGGCAATGTGA
- a CDS encoding tRNA modification GTPase — protein sequence MLDSEETIVAIASPTSPALRGIVRMSGQAVVAILRSVGVAVANEKRPTVIESRIELGSPLGEIEVSVSLWPTSQSYTGQPAAELHTIGSVPLLESIVRVLSAAGARAARPGEFTMRAFLAGRLDLPQAEAVLGVIEAEQRGSLEHALRQLAGNLSRPLEHMRSEMLDLLADVEAGLDFVDEDIEFISDQALVERLTTIHAALQETRRVMESRAGNRSRAVVALRGNPNAGKSHLINALVGREVAIVADVAGTTRDIVSVETVIDGTEIQWVDTAGIESHSHEDPLFEISAASQQHALRASQNADMRVWCVDASAGDLETLRRDFASHDGSSKRSSVDVWVATKSDLVTQRSDSPSWIYTSVVTGEGVQTLRDHIADWAASRDQEEVGSVIGTAARCAGALGQAATCLESSITLIRHGEGHEFVASELRVAVECLGEVTGAVYTDDILDRVFGRFCIGK from the coding sequence ATGCTCGATTCTGAAGAAACCATTGTGGCGATCGCGTCACCCACCAGCCCGGCATTGCGTGGAATCGTGCGAATGTCGGGTCAAGCGGTGGTGGCGATCCTGCGATCGGTCGGAGTGGCGGTGGCAAACGAGAAACGCCCCACAGTGATCGAGAGCCGAATCGAGTTGGGCAGCCCACTCGGCGAAATCGAAGTGAGCGTCTCGCTGTGGCCAACGTCACAAAGTTACACCGGCCAACCTGCTGCCGAACTACACACGATTGGCAGCGTCCCGCTACTGGAATCGATCGTTCGAGTGTTAAGCGCTGCAGGCGCGCGAGCGGCGCGTCCCGGAGAGTTTACGATGCGGGCTTTTTTGGCCGGGCGATTGGATTTGCCACAGGCCGAGGCCGTGCTTGGAGTGATTGAAGCGGAGCAGCGAGGATCGCTTGAGCATGCGTTGAGACAACTTGCCGGGAATCTGTCTCGCCCCTTAGAGCACATGCGCAGTGAGATGCTCGACTTACTTGCCGATGTCGAAGCGGGGCTCGATTTCGTCGACGAGGATATCGAATTCATCAGCGACCAAGCCTTGGTCGAGCGGTTGACGACGATTCATGCCGCGCTCCAGGAAACCCGTCGCGTGATGGAATCCCGCGCTGGCAACCGCTCCCGCGCCGTCGTCGCGCTGCGTGGCAATCCCAACGCTGGGAAAAGCCATTTGATCAACGCGTTGGTCGGTCGCGAGGTCGCGATTGTCGCCGATGTCGCCGGAACGACTCGTGATATCGTCTCGGTCGAAACGGTCATCGATGGCACCGAGATTCAATGGGTCGATACCGCGGGGATTGAAAGCCACAGCCACGAAGACCCGCTGTTTGAAATTAGCGCCGCCTCACAACAACACGCCTTGCGCGCTTCTCAGAATGCCGATATGCGGGTTTGGTGCGTCGATGCTTCGGCGGGCGATCTCGAAACGCTGCGTCGCGATTTCGCCTCGCACGATGGTTCGTCAAAACGCTCGTCCGTTGACGTATGGGTGGCGACGAAGTCGGACTTGGTGACCCAGCGCAGCGATTCGCCCAGCTGGATCTACACCAGCGTCGTGACGGGTGAAGGGGTCCAAACGCTGCGCGATCACATCGCAGACTGGGCTGCCTCGCGCGACCAAGAAGAAGTCGGGTCGGTGATTGGAACCGCGGCGCGATGTGCCGGGGCACTCGGGCAAGCGGCAACCTGTCTTGAATCGTCGATCACCTTGATCCGCCACGGTGAGGGACACGAGTTCGTGGCGTCGGAACTTCGTGTCGCCGTCGAGTGCCTTGGTGAGGTCACCGGGGCAGTATACACTGATGATATTCTTGATCGTGTCTTCGGCCGTTTTTGTATCGGCAAATAA